aaattttaataaaatcaaaatataatttatattattgtttaatatcttttttccaaataaaaattatttgtttaattttattaattagaaaaaaaatattataatttaaactcataattatttaattattataattttaatatcatattaaaaaattatatcaactaaaaaattttaattattaagtaaaattttaaaatgttaatcgGTTAGAATTCGAGTTAGGATATGCATctcttataaaaatttaaaacaatcgAGATTTTACTTACTTACCGGGACATCCATTTGGGCTATACCACGGGAGTGAGGAATACCATGGACTTGATTTTCCGCGAGAGTACttagaaactgaaaaaaaagaaaaaagaggttAGACACGAATTGAAGGTACTTTTTCCAGCTGGCGCAAATCATTATCGCTAAATGACAACCAGCAGCCTGTTAGGCACCAACGAATAATAGGAAAGTTGAAGAGTTTCTTCAGTATGCTAGGATCTAAGATTGATGCCAATGCCACAAACCAGAAATGCATATTAGGTATCATGTGACTCAaagtaattgttaatattacaattaaaaaaaaataatgttatttaaaaactatggtaaaattgaattttaatttaaatattattttatttatagtgcattttaattaaaaaaaaatgataaaaaataaaattaaagagctCTAGAAAGAGGCTAGGCATCTCAGCTGCATGCctgatcttcttctttttctttttatttttttttttaaaataaaataaataatatgttattcaTTTTATATGTACGTGTAAACAAATCACATCATGTTATTTACTAGTTAAGATTTTAAGGtagctaaaaaattaaaatcccagtttttaaaatttgaaattttatttttaaaatttttctttcacttgAAAACACCAAATAAACATCTTAATAACCTCATTAAATccattttcaatattaaaacacTCATTAATAGATCAGAAATATCTAAAATCACACCAAATGATCTACCGAACCGATTGAGATTttgtaatagttgttttttataatacaagtttaaatcttatttcattaaattagcctctatttcaattttaaaattgtacCAAAGATCTTAAGAatgtggaaaagaaaagaaaattttaacatataaaatatcaatagcATCACgtataagaatgaaattgaaagagaatTTGACTAGAAGAATAGTAATGCATAGTAATTTTAGTTGGTGTGAACTATTAAGCCTTTGGTAATGCTTTCTCGTAATATATTGAGTTTGTTAACATTTCTAAAGAAAAAGTAGCAAACATACATACCTTGTGCTTGACATGAGAAAGATCCATTGGTTTGACATGATGAGAAAGGAAAATGGCCAAACTATTGTGTTTCGCTATCCCATAAGAACACATTAAGAATTTAAGACTCTAATTCTTGGGTTTATGCGTGTACATATGTGTGTGTTTTGAGTTGAATTAATTAGTGTTCGTTTAATACCGCGGTaggctttttaaattatttttatttgaaaaaatattaaactgataatttatgaatgttttttgatattttaaaacgatgatattaagaataaaaaaataaaacaatatcaatttgatatatttttaattaaaaaatattgtaaaaaataaataatcatgtagtgattttttagttaaagaGAAGGTGTAGAAATCAATGAAGCAAAAACATGGATCTGAAACCACATATTTGAAAATTGTTAGTAAAGTACTAGAACTAATACGATCACCTCGATAGATGATGGTTGATCGAAGCCACGGAAGGTTTGCTCAGGTGCACGTCGACGACGTAGTCCAAGCGTCGGAAAAGCTCCATCTTTCTCTGGTTCCGTTGCCTCCAATTtcacttcttcctcttctatttcCATGACCACCACTCCTTTTGCTTCCTCCGTGTATTAGTACGTACTGATGTCAGTGCCAAAAGTAATCACAACCACAAGAGTAGGATTTACCCTTCCCTTCTGTTTACTCTCTGTAATTGAGAATCTGTTCCCTGGTTTGATATCTAGCAGATtccttgggaaaaaaaaatgaaaaaagctgTTACTTGTTTCTCCTTTTGATGTCGATGAAGATCTAAATCAGTAATTGCTAGTTAGTAACCTAGCCAGAAGTCACATGGAAACTTCTTAAGGGCTTCATCTCCGCGTTAATTCACTGTTTCTTGCAAGATTGCATTGTCataaagtgagaaaaaaaaagtaggattTGATTCAAACACTGTGTTGTAATAAAGACTATGAATAGAGCACCAATACTTAATAAAAGGGAGGGGAATTATCTTAATACCCAACTTCCTCTCCGTTTCCTTCCCTTCCCTACATGTCGGTTCGCGATGATAACAGGGCCAGTAGGATAATCCTTTCCTTTCAAACCATGTGAATGCGTTCAAACTTGGGTTGACCCGCGGGTCAACCCACAACCCAAGCTTTGGGTGAGGTCTATGTCAAGAACTAATTTTATCATGAATAAAGTCGCCCTCTCTTCATACTTATACTTTTACAGAATGATCAAGTTAGCTGGGTAATGATTaagttttttgttgtgttgagTTTCCCTTCTATTGGAAGATGGTCACGTGAGGATggtctatttttttatggtagaTTAAACCCAAATCCATCAAGTTTCGATTAAACACTTCCATCACAGTCGTCGTCGTTGTGGTTCGATTGAGTTGAATTTTGCAGTCACGACTCGAGTTAATCCTCCCACTTGTAactcaaattttattcaaatcaatttttaaattgatttttaaaactacattgaattttatattgttgGATTTTAAAGCTGTTCTAGTGATGCAACCGAATGAATTTTATACTATTTTAGGTTTTTGAGCAAATTATCTTTCActaatcttttatattattagagAAAATTAAGTAACTGAGGTGAAAATGACACATATATGCAGACTGCAATTCCTAGTTTAGTATCATTGGTGGAAtcaatgattcttttttttcttttggctcATTGCTTTAGAACAACCAATCAAAGCCGTTCGGCATTGTTTTTTCCGGTCTCCAAGATGTTCCTTTTTCAGCTCACACTTTGTCTTTTACATTGACTTTTACCTATCAAATTTCCTTTCTAGTTTTGGCAAGTATGGCTAGATCCCGATGGATTTAGTGAACTTTCTCAGCACCTCGCTGTGCTGGTTCGGTTGAGCCAAAGCAAAGATAGTCTCAGGTCTCAACTTACATAGGGTGCATCACATCAATGGACAGTCAAACTGCCAAGAAGCAGCTCCAAACAGGAACTTTCAGCTTTGTAGATGTACCGAATCCTGATGTTGAGATGCTCCAAAGGAAGCACTACATGGAACTAGTCCAACTGGCATGCATCATGGCCTCCATAATTGGAAGAGGACGTCAACATGACCTATCATTTGATTAGTTCATTCACGGGGGAGGGTTTTATTTTACTTCTATACCGTTAAACTTCCTGCATAATCACCTCAGGACATAAATAGAATCGAAGGGTGTAGGGAGGCATCAAGGTGATCAAGATTCTTGTTGCATAGTCTTAAACAAAGTTTTGGATAGGTTGGTATTGGACAAAATCTAGCATCTTCGTAACACCCAATATTCTCTAAACACCACATTAGGGACTCATGTCtttactgaaaaataaaaaataaaaaaactacaagttgTCATGATTTTGTAAAGCAAACTGATGTCCTTGATAAGAGCAAGCCATTTGAATAATCCCccattttttgcttgaaaaatcTAGTAAGCTGAAACTAGTTGGCAATTTGCATGATGCTATCATCAATTTCCTTTTGATAAAGAGATTGAAAAGGAGAGGAATTAAGGTATAGAGACAGCTCGTTAATTGACTTAACATTGCTAGAGAGTATAAATGTTTGAGCTGTTCGATATTGCAGTATCATGACCAAGTTATTAGGTAACGTTTTCTGATGTTTTGAAGGAAGTTCAAGATCCTTTCAAGCCATTTTATCATTCTTCTAGAGAGCTTTTTCGTACATGAGAAGAATCGTTAAACGTTTCATGAAGTTCCTCGGctactttatttctttcttgtgtACCATTTTCACTTTCGTCTAAGCCTTGCAATGGGGCAGATAATGGCAAGTTCTTGCGCTCAAACTCCTTGGTTACAAGAGCAAGAGCTGAAGTGATCGCAGCTCATAAGAGATCAAGCCAGCGTGCTTTTCTTCGGCTATTAAACATGGAATTCCTCATACTGATCTTCAAGCACATGAAATTGTTGAGAGGCGGTCTCAGGCTAACAGCTTAAGCAAGCAAGATATCTGTAGAAAGCCGGAGTTCCATCCAGCGTTTCTTGAAGAAGCCTATGAAAGGTGCAGAAACATTTGCGCCGAATATGCCAAGACTTTCTATCTAGGTAACATTCATATCTCTTTCACATTGTTCATTGCATGTATAGTTCTAGATGTCATGATTCAAGGATTTCTAGATGATATGAAAACTATCTCGTCGTTTCGATGCTTGCTTGATTGCTTACCAGATCCCATTAGCACTGGTTTCCAAACCTGTTTTATGatttatcaaaacatttaatttgCCTCTGTATGTCATCACAGATTGTGTGGCAAAATAATGATGGCCATTGTCTCTCGATGCAGGAACTCGGCTGATGACAGAGGAGCGACAGAAAGCCACATGGGCAATTTATGGTAAGAGATTAAACCCCAGAATAGATAAATTAGTCCTTCAAAGACAATACTACCAAATTATTTATAGTTACAAGAAATTACGTGAAAAGATATTCAGTTCAGAAGATCGAAGAAGCAATTCAATTGATCCTAACAGTCACACTAGAGATGAATTAAGCAAAGAGGTTTACATAAGAAGTAAACTGTTATGAAAGTTGTTCTGCTGCAACTGAAATGTTTTCTGCAGTATGGTGCAGGAGGACAGATGAACTGGTCGATGGACCCAATGCAGTGCTCATGAGCACTGCTGTTCTTGATAGGTGGGAGGAGAGGCTGCAAGACATGTGAAGATAGGTGGAGGTGCCCACCTTGCCCACTTGACCAACTTGGCCACTTGGCCAAGTTGGCCAAGTTGGCTACTTGCTCTTCCAtggatgcttgcctataaataggcaagcaTCCAAGCATTATACATgccaagtgaagagagaaataagagatagtgaagagagaaataagagagagtgaagagggaaatTAATCCCACtaaattgtgaggtatttgtgagagagtaagtgaggtgttttctcctagtaatagagagattcttagttgttctcctattatagagagaggttataattcccacattactagtaaaatccttctatacttgcccgtggacgtagcctaattgggtgaaccacgtaaattctcgtgtgtctcatttctcatttaagccttttatcttgtcgggtttgcatgcaagtatcctaacagtggtatcagagccttcctggttggtgttgttaacacacaaaagttaTTCGTGTATACGGTTACTATTCACGTCTACGACACTATTCACCTATACGGCACTATTCATCCATACGGTACTGTTCACTTACGCTACTGTTGGCGTATATAGAAAGTCAGTGCGGTGATTAAATACAGTCTAGGAAGTTCTGtctaaggagattgggttttaagcgggaccgtttgtgacccctccagtctttcctgggaacttacttagtgaagtattattcacacgatactatttctatatacgttacagatctgtgaaacggtgatagctgaatagatctcggtgaatacaatggcagcaaagtacgagattgagaggttcaagggtagcaatttctcactgtggaaaatgagaatcaaggcaatcttgaggaaagacaattgcttggcagcaattggggatcggcccgcggagatcactgataatgcaaaatggaatgagatggatggcaatgctattgctaacatacatttagcactagctgatgaagtattatcaagtgtggcggagaagaaaacagctaaggagatatgggagaCTCTAACAAAGCTATACGAGTCCAAGTCTTTGCacactaagattttcttaaagcggagactttatacccttcgaatggcagaaaccacgtcggtgactgaccacatcaacacaataagaactctattttcacaACTCACTACGTTGGGTCAACAAATAGAGGAAAATGAACGTGCAAGAGCTTCTACTTCAAAGTCTTCCTGATTCGTATGATCAGCTCATTATCAACTTGACCAATAATATCCTTTCAGACTATTTTAGTCTTCGATGATGTTTGCAGCcgctatcttggaagaagaaaataggcgcaaaaacaaaggagacagaAACAGTTCAAACCAAGCTGAGGCATTGTTGGTATCAAGAGGAAGATCAACGGAACGTGGCTCCAGTGGGAGTCAAAGGCAGGGGAGgtccaaatcaagaagtaagaagatgatgaaatgctacaactgtggcagaaaagggcacttcaaaaaggattgttggtttaaaaagggtatagagaatactgcagagtcatcaaaacctcaaggatgtgttgcaaACACCTCAGAAGATGGAGAGGTTCTATATAGTGAAGCAGCAACAATCTCTACAGATAGAGAAGAGCTCGCTGAGGTCTGGCTAATGGATTCAGGAGCAACATGGCATATGACCCCTAGACGAGATTGGTTCCATACATATGAACCTATCTCTGGAGGCACAGTGTTCATGGGCAATAATCATGCTGTAGAGATTTCTGGCATTGGCACCATCAAATTGAAGACCTA
This genomic interval from Populus alba chromosome 1, ASM523922v2, whole genome shotgun sequence contains the following:
- the LOC118027913 gene encoding bifunctional 15-cis-phytoene synthase, chromoplastic-like, with translation MDSQTAKKQLQTGTFSFVDVPNPDVEMLQRKHYMELVQLACIMASIIGRGPHEIVERRSQANSLSKQDICRKPEFHPAFLEEAYERCRNICAEYAKTFYLGTRLMTEERQKATWAIYVWCRRTDELVDGPNAVLMSTAVLDRWEERLQDIFDGRPYDMLDAALTDTISKFPLDIKPFRDMIEGMRMDTTRFRYDNFQELYLYCYYVAGTVGLMSVPVMGIAAESESSAQSIYNAALYLGIGNQLTNILRDVGEE